One window of Botrimarina mediterranea genomic DNA carries:
- a CDS encoding formylglycine-generating enzyme family protein, which produces MAVSTCYAQREGVLEARPDQGRYVELDGVFLVPYEATIPGSSVTFWMEPIPGGKTTVGDLETGETVTVELAPYWIGRTEVTWAEYRLYMDLCTVFEKFDDAGVRQVTDDNRVDAVTAPSKLYEASFTFGSGDEPDLPAVSMTQFAAKQYTKWLSLLSGDRYRLPSEAEWEHACRAGTTTAYSFGNDNDVIDEYAWTDNNADYETQAVAQKRPNPWGLYDMHGNASEWVLDAYSEAPYSDLNDEDGPSGEPPVAWPTKLFPRVLKGGSAFLATEEATSAARRASDDDTWQDYDPNRPKSPWWFANDDAQDVGFRFVRPYHTPSREQLNRYWDADLPRIQRVADIRIDDEGRGERGLVDPELPAAIEHHGR; this is translated from the coding sequence ATGGCCGTTTCGACGTGCTACGCGCAACGTGAGGGCGTCCTAGAGGCACGTCCTGACCAAGGCCGCTACGTCGAGTTGGACGGGGTCTTCCTGGTTCCTTACGAGGCGACGATCCCCGGCTCTTCGGTCACCTTCTGGATGGAGCCGATCCCCGGCGGCAAGACGACCGTCGGCGACCTAGAAACGGGCGAGACCGTGACCGTCGAGCTGGCGCCCTACTGGATCGGCCGCACCGAGGTCACCTGGGCCGAGTACCGGCTTTACATGGACCTCTGCACCGTCTTCGAGAAGTTCGACGACGCGGGCGTCCGCCAAGTGACCGACGACAACCGCGTCGATGCGGTGACGGCGCCGTCGAAGCTCTACGAAGCCAGCTTCACGTTTGGCTCGGGCGACGAGCCCGACCTGCCCGCCGTGTCGATGACGCAGTTCGCCGCCAAGCAGTACACGAAGTGGCTGAGCCTGTTGTCTGGCGACCGCTACCGGCTGCCGAGTGAAGCGGAGTGGGAGCACGCCTGCCGGGCGGGGACGACGACGGCCTACTCGTTCGGTAACGACAACGATGTGATCGACGAGTATGCCTGGACCGACAACAACGCCGACTACGAGACGCAAGCGGTCGCACAGAAGCGGCCCAACCCGTGGGGTCTCTACGACATGCACGGCAACGCCAGCGAGTGGGTGCTCGACGCTTATTCTGAGGCGCCCTACTCAGACCTCAACGACGAAGACGGCCCCAGCGGCGAGCCGCCGGTCGCTTGGCCGACCAAGCTCTTCCCGCGCGTACTGAAAGGTGGCTCGGCTTTCCTCGCTACTGAGGAAGCGACCAGCGCCGCGCGCCGAGCGTCGGACGACGACACTTGGCAGGACTACGACCCCAACCGGCCCAAGAGCCCTTGGTGGTTCGCCAACGACGACGCCCAGGACGTCGGCTTCCGCTTCGTGCGCCCCTACCACACGCCGTCGCGCGAACAGCTCAATCGCTACTGGGACGCCGACCTGCCGCGCATCCAACGCGTCGCCGACATCCGCATCGACGACGAGGGCCGTGGCGAGCGCGGCCTCGTCGACCCGGAGCTCCCCGCCGCGATCGAGCACCACGGCCGTTGA
- a CDS encoding spherulation-specific family 4 protein — MTPRPLIPSYRSWGGAIARLLTLLAILPLVGASAGAAFALEIIVPAYFYPSPGSDWGRMTAALDQAPITAIMNPGNGPGANRDANYDAVTDAFTTAGGNLIGYVYSSYGARPLNQVLTDIDRYAQWYPIEGIFVDEFTNTSDPAVLDYYNAIYEHVKGINPEWEVMGNPGTTTVEAYLTRPTADRLMVWENFGSTYPGHTPSAWNADYDSTRFVNLLHTLASGDTAASYVDLAVERNVGGVYFTDDVLGNPWDRLPTYWDQFVAKVAAVNNRVEGPLQTLSNFVADGAIVIDAPRDGWAGVAAFDADPAGDTPAALDIDSVTIANDTDDLFIRLTFNAGNGQPAALGSAHRIYLDTDGDRGTGYYGDGGAFAIGADYLVLNNRLYGFQGKTQGTFSWNFLQDIPADATTTDDIEWSLPLAAVGGAEGFDFLVQTNDAAGPDYVPDAAATGALGNAYRYEIATPPLAGDYDADGDVDLADYSHWLARYGSVDTTADGNGDGAVDAADYTVWRDAYAATTSAKAVPEPSSAVMLFTLKLIDWRRRHAATRY; from the coding sequence GTGACGCCAAGACCGCTAATTCCGAGCTACCGATCCTGGGGTGGAGCGATCGCCCGCCTGCTGACGCTGCTGGCCATCCTGCCCTTGGTGGGCGCGTCAGCGGGCGCGGCCTTCGCGCTGGAGATTATCGTCCCCGCCTACTTTTACCCCTCGCCGGGGAGCGATTGGGGGCGCATGACGGCGGCTCTAGACCAAGCGCCGATCACCGCGATCATGAATCCCGGCAACGGCCCCGGCGCCAACCGGGACGCCAACTATGACGCCGTCACGGATGCGTTCACGACGGCGGGCGGCAACCTGATCGGCTATGTCTACAGCAGCTACGGCGCGCGTCCGCTGAATCAAGTGCTCACCGATATCGACCGCTACGCCCAGTGGTACCCGATCGAGGGCATCTTCGTTGATGAGTTCACCAACACCAGCGACCCGGCCGTGCTGGATTACTACAACGCGATCTATGAACACGTGAAGGGGATCAACCCCGAGTGGGAGGTGATGGGCAACCCGGGCACAACCACCGTCGAGGCTTACCTCACCCGCCCCACGGCGGACCGGCTGATGGTGTGGGAGAACTTCGGCTCGACCTACCCTGGCCATACGCCTTCGGCCTGGAACGCCGACTACGACAGCACGCGGTTTGTGAATCTGCTGCACACGCTCGCCTCGGGCGACACGGCGGCGAGCTACGTCGATCTGGCGGTCGAGCGGAATGTCGGCGGCGTCTACTTCACCGATGACGTGCTCGGTAACCCGTGGGACCGGTTGCCGACTTACTGGGACCAATTCGTCGCCAAAGTCGCTGCGGTGAATAACCGTGTCGAAGGCCCGCTGCAAACGCTGAGCAACTTCGTGGCGGATGGCGCCATTGTCATCGATGCGCCGCGCGACGGCTGGGCGGGCGTCGCGGCTTTCGACGCCGACCCGGCCGGCGACACGCCGGCGGCGCTCGACATCGACTCAGTAACGATCGCCAATGACACCGACGATCTCTTCATCAGGCTCACGTTCAACGCCGGCAACGGTCAACCTGCCGCACTCGGCTCGGCGCATCGGATTTATCTTGATACGGACGGTGATCGCGGCACCGGCTACTACGGCGATGGCGGCGCGTTTGCGATCGGCGCCGACTATCTCGTGCTCAACAACCGGCTCTACGGGTTCCAGGGAAAGACGCAGGGGACGTTCTCTTGGAACTTCTTGCAAGACATCCCCGCCGACGCCACGACGACAGACGACATCGAATGGTCGCTGCCGTTGGCGGCCGTTGGTGGCGCTGAGGGGTTTGACTTCCTCGTGCAGACCAACGACGCCGCCGGTCCCGACTACGTGCCCGACGCCGCCGCGACCGGCGCGCTGGGGAACGCGTATCGCTACGAAATCGCCACTCCGCCGCTTGCGGGCGACTACGACGCCGATGGCGACGTGGACCTCGCCGATTATTCACATTGGCTGGCGCGGTATGGTTCCGTCGACACAACGGCCGATGGCAATGGCGACGGCGCCGTGGACGCCGCCGATTACACCGTCTGGCGCGACGCCTACGCCGCCACGACATCGGCGAAAGCCGTGCCCGAGCCGTCCAGCGCAGTGATGCTTTTCACTCTGAAATTGATCGATTGGCGCCGCCGCCACGCAGCGACGCGTTACTGA
- a CDS encoding Gfo/Idh/MocA family protein — MPNNSSANTASDASRRDFLKHSVAAGSLAATLAANPIARAAHSGADETMRVGLVGCGGRGRGAAIDALTADPNTKLVAVGDAFLDRAEGGLEAIQFEDSVADRVAVDKDHVFDGFDNFKKVIDSGVDVVILATPPHFRPEQFAYAVEKGKHVFIEKPVSVDMAGAASIAETCKLAASKGLSIVSGLCWRYDLGVRETMKRIEDGAIGEIVAIESCYNSDTLWHRGDKADWSRMEYQLRNWLYYTWLSGDIIAEQAIHSLDKTAWLLGDLSPTKAMGIGGRQQRTDPKYGNVFDHFTVFYEYPTGQSVYFTCRQQHKCTQRVDEIVHGTKGKAEILANRIWNPSGSEWRYDGPKPSMYLNEHVEFFKSIRDNEPIDNGHYMVNSTRIAHLGRMAAYSGQTLSWDEAIADPTRLGPDQYSWSDVPEPPVAIPGVLAKA, encoded by the coding sequence ATGCCGAATAATAGCTCAGCCAATACCGCTTCCGACGCCAGTCGTCGTGACTTCTTGAAGCATTCCGTCGCCGCGGGCTCGCTGGCGGCGACGCTCGCGGCGAACCCTATCGCCCGCGCGGCGCACTCCGGCGCCGACGAGACGATGCGCGTCGGGCTGGTAGGCTGCGGCGGGCGTGGCCGCGGCGCCGCGATCGACGCCCTGACTGCCGACCCGAACACGAAGCTCGTCGCCGTCGGTGACGCGTTCCTGGACCGCGCCGAGGGCGGTCTCGAAGCGATCCAGTTCGAGGACTCGGTCGCCGACCGCGTCGCGGTCGACAAGGACCACGTGTTCGATGGCTTCGACAATTTCAAGAAGGTGATCGACTCGGGCGTCGATGTCGTGATCCTGGCGACGCCGCCCCACTTCCGCCCCGAGCAGTTCGCCTACGCGGTCGAGAAGGGGAAGCACGTCTTTATCGAGAAGCCGGTCTCCGTCGATATGGCGGGCGCGGCGAGCATTGCCGAGACGTGCAAGCTCGCCGCCTCGAAGGGGCTGTCGATCGTCTCGGGCCTCTGCTGGCGTTACGACCTCGGCGTCCGTGAGACCATGAAGCGGATCGAGGACGGCGCGATCGGCGAGATCGTGGCGATCGAGTCGTGCTACAACTCCGACACGCTGTGGCACCGCGGCGACAAGGCCGACTGGAGCCGCATGGAGTACCAGCTACGCAACTGGCTCTACTACACGTGGCTGTCGGGCGACATCATCGCCGAGCAAGCGATCCACTCGCTCGACAAGACCGCCTGGCTGCTCGGCGACCTCAGCCCCACCAAGGCGATGGGCATCGGCGGTCGGCAGCAGCGGACCGATCCCAAGTACGGCAACGTCTTCGACCACTTCACGGTCTTCTACGAGTACCCCACCGGCCAGAGCGTCTACTTCACCTGCCGTCAGCAGCACAAGTGCACGCAGCGGGTTGATGAGATCGTCCACGGCACCAAGGGCAAGGCCGAGATCCTCGCCAACCGGATTTGGAACCCCAGCGGCAGCGAGTGGCGGTACGACGGCCCCAAGCCGAGCATGTACCTCAACGAGCACGTCGAGTTCTTCAAGTCGATCCGCGACAACGAGCCGATCGACAACGGCCACTACATGGTCAACAGCACGCGGATCGCGCACCTCGGCCGGATGGCGGCGTACTCGGGCCAGACCCTGTCGTGGGACGAAGCGATCGCCGACCCGACACGCCTCGGCCCCGACCAGTACAGCTGGAGCGACGTCCCCGAACCGCCCGTCGCAATCCCCGGCGTGCTAGCGAAAGCGTAA
- a CDS encoding sugar phosphate isomerase/epimerase family protein, translating into MNINLSRRRFGAVIAATAAVAAAPKRAIAETSSGLSPAPTGPAPTGLGDDVKTFRKAVKWGMIDIDGPPLDKFQLCQELGYDGMELISPGQPPIDELRAAVAQTGMPIHGLVNERHWQVRLSAPDQATRDAARAILEQAIRDAHAMGGFTVLLVPGVVNEEANHDQVWKRSVAEIKKVLPLASLLGVRVLIENVWNGFCETPEQLRDYLDEIDSPWVGSYYDIGNSQKFSASENWIRVLGSRIVKLDVKDWGVTAGFCKIGDGDVNWAAVREALAEINFSGWCTAEVTGGGRDELADISRRMDQVLLG; encoded by the coding sequence ATGAACATAAATCTCAGCCGCCGGCGTTTCGGCGCCGTCATCGCGGCCACCGCCGCGGTCGCCGCCGCGCCGAAGCGCGCGATTGCCGAGACGTCCAGCGGCCTCTCCCCTGCCCCGACAGGCCCTGCCCCGACAGGTCTCGGCGATGACGTCAAGACATTCCGCAAGGCGGTGAAGTGGGGCATGATCGATATCGATGGCCCGCCGCTCGACAAGTTCCAGCTCTGCCAAGAGCTGGGCTACGACGGCATGGAGCTGATCAGCCCCGGCCAGCCCCCGATCGACGAGCTCCGCGCCGCTGTGGCGCAGACCGGCATGCCGATCCACGGCCTCGTCAACGAGCGCCACTGGCAGGTGCGTCTCTCGGCGCCCGACCAAGCGACGCGCGACGCCGCGCGGGCGATCCTCGAACAAGCGATCCGCGACGCGCACGCGATGGGCGGCTTCACCGTTCTGCTCGTGCCGGGCGTCGTCAACGAAGAAGCCAACCACGATCAGGTCTGGAAGCGCTCGGTCGCCGAGATCAAGAAGGTCTTGCCGCTCGCTTCGCTGTTGGGCGTACGGGTGCTGATCGAGAATGTCTGGAACGGCTTCTGCGAAACGCCGGAGCAGCTCCGCGACTACCTCGACGAGATCGATAGCCCCTGGGTCGGTTCGTACTACGACATCGGCAACAGCCAGAAGTTCTCGGCCAGTGAGAACTGGATTCGGGTGCTCGGCTCGCGGATCGTCAAGCTCGACGTCAAGGACTGGGGCGTCACCGCCGGTTTCTGCAAGATCGGCGACGGCGACGTGAATTGGGCCGCCGTGCGTGAGGCCTTGGCTGAGATCAACTTCTCAGGCTGGTGTACGGCCGAGGTGACCGGCGGCGGGCGCGACGAGCTCGCCGACATCAGCCGGCGGATGGATCAGGTGCTGCTCGGTTGA